The Zygosaccharomyces rouxii strain CBS732 chromosome A complete sequence genome window below encodes:
- the SGD1 gene encoding Sgd1p (some similarities with uniprot|Q06132 Saccharomyces cerevisiae YLR336C SGD1 Suppressor of Glycerol Defect may be involved in high osmolarity signaling pathway) — protein MSGGHAIRFPGTLLDELKTHDYTNDERFNTTTKSRGKKRNAKGQMSRKEARKQQRREKKDKVNHKSNTKASKPKDKQTEKPDLPFSSDDELSASDFEGHEVPSDGDDEEPMDAEETMKALKEAKASKKESKRSKQHDRPPVTSAEREAIERDEMEMAYYAKKLGLRGKNKKIHARDEFDAVGGLLEGLDFFENFENGERSDQDESGSEEDEDESEDDSEEEEEEQDGQSNDEEEEEESLSEEDDGQKLFSSDDDLSSGDFDDEDEPLDEEDESDEMEHKSSKKKVKENPYVAPAQNDGAYVPPFLRKQQLGDQEESEEFTKLRKTVKSSLNKLSDSNITTIISSLNDLFDANARQYATDAITKEILAIICQNNKLLDGFIMNYAAVAFSLWKLRGTEVGALFIQAFVETFLKYYDQQLETIRNTKKKSEDPSVFPKECSNMITLLSYCYNFGFVSSKLVYDLIRFFVQDPNEFTTELLLRIISISGPLIRGDDPFALKEIISDLLANVKSIKDQPVRLRFLLETISDLKNNRLKPSMLATSNQQLKKILQNVLKISNSSTEPLQVTVDDIKNVETKGKWWLVGASWKGNMANAFEEAHSGQPGKMTSADDEINLEDDLLDDIPNWEAIAKQQRMNTDVRRAIFVSIMSAQDYMDAFTRLEKLNLKNKQLVEIPRVIIHCLVQDSTENGYNAYYALLTRKLCEYQHHLAKSFQFLFWDIIKKFEEDSIDEEDDYGDLKEDARLRSIASRGKFFGSLISERILPLDIFKHVPIMSGLNADGYSFMEVLLYQLFVNIAKKSEVKSRDNKGNKIVSYKNDGFRKLLEDSVKLENRSVILKGLKWFVTKKFRYKDYFNGSKGNKGDEKELRRIEWAVPTFVNILDQELEGIDY, from the coding sequence ATGTCTGGTGGCCACGCTATAAGATTCCCAGGGACTCTGTTGGATGAGCTAAAGACTCATGATTATACCAACGATGAGCGGTTCAATACTACTACGAAGAGTAGAGGCAAGAAGAGAAATGCCAAGGGACAAATGAGTAGGAAAGAAGCTAGAAAGCAACAAAGACGTGAGAAGAAGGATAAAGTTAACCATAAATCGAACACGAAAGCATCGAAACCCAAGGATAAACAGACCGAAAAGCCAGACTTGCCTTTCTCATCAGACGATGAGCTATCTGCAAGTGATTTCGAAGGTCATGAGGTACCGAGTGATGGAGATGATGAGGAGCCTATGGATGCCGAAGAGACTATGAAAGCATTAAAAGAGGCCAAGGCATCTAAGAAGGAGTCCAAGAGATCAAAACAACACGACCGTCCCCCGGTAACGTCAGCTGAACGTGAAGCTATAGAAAGagatgaaatggaaatggcCTACTATGCCAAAAAATTGGGATTGAGAGggaaaaataaaaagatcCATgcaagagatgaatttgatgcAGTTGGTGGACTATTAGAAGGTTTAGATTTCTtcgaaaattttgaaaacgGGGAAAGAAGTGATCAAGATGAGAGCGGCtctgaagaagacgaagacgaGTCTGAAGAcgattctgaagaagaggaagaagaacaagatggACAATcgaatgatgaagaggaggaagaggaaTCTTTATcagaagaggatgatggTCAAAAGCTATTTTCTTCCGATGATGATTTATCTTCGGGTGACTTTGACGACGAGGATGAACCCttggatgaagaggatgaaagCGATGAAATGGAACATAAATCgagcaagaagaaggtgaaagaaaatccatACGTCGCGCCAGCTCAAAATGATGGTGCTTACGTTCCCCCATTTTTGAGGAAACAGCAGTTGGGAGACCAAGAAGAGtctgaagaatttaccaaattaAGGAAAACGGTTAAATCTTCCCTAAACAAATTGTCTGATTCAAACATTACCACTATAATCTCATCTTTAAATGATTTATTTGATGCTAATGCTCGTCAATATGCCACTGATGCAATAACGAAGGAAATCTTGGCTATTATTTGTCAAAACAATAAATTGCTCGATGGATTTATCATGAATTATGCTGCGGTAGCATTCTCTCTCTGGAAATTAAGAGGAACTGAGGTTGGTGCGCTCTTTATACAGGCATTTGTGGAAACTTTTCTAAAGTATTACGACCAACAGTTAGAAACTATTCGTAAcacaaagaagaaaagtgaAGACCCTTCTGTTTTTCCCAAGGAGTGCAGTAACATGATTACCTTATTATCCTATTGTTACAATTTTGGATTCGTTTCAAGCAAACTGGTGTACGATTTGATTAGATTTTTCGTACAAGATCCTAATGAATTCACCACTGAACTTTTATTGAGGATTATATCAATTTCTGGACCGCTGATCCGTGGTGATGATCCGTTTGCATTGAAAGAGATCATCTCAGATTTACTAGCCAATGTTAAATCGATTAAGGATCAACCAGTGCGTCTACGATTTCTTTTGGAAACTATTtctgatttgaaaaacaacAGATTGAAACCATCAATGCTAGCCACAAGTAATcaacaattgaagaaaatattaCAAAATGtattaaaaatttcgaaTTCATCTACTGAGCCATTACAGGTAACAGTTGATGATATTAAAAACGTCGAGACTAAAGGTAAATGGTGGCTAGTAGGTGCCTCGTGGAAGGGAAATATGGCAAATGCATTCGAAGAAGCGCATAGTGGTCAACCTGGAAAGATGACTTCTGCAGACGATGAAATTAATCTCGAAGACGATTTACTCGATGATATCCCCAATTGGGAGGCAATTGCCAAACAACAACGTATGAATACAGACGTTCGTCGTGCAATTTTTGTTAGTATAATGTCTGCACAGGACTACATGGATGCATTTACGAgattagaaaaattgaatttaaaaaacAAGCAATTGGTTGAGATTCCAAGAGTTATAATCCATTGCTTAGTACAAGATAGTACTGAAAATGGTTATAATGCTTATTACGCATTACttacaagaaaattatGTGAATATCAACATCATTTAGCCAAATCATTCCAGTTTTTATTTTGGGATATAATCAAAaagtttgaagaagattcgatagatgaggaagatgattATGGTGACTTAAAGGAAGATGCCAGACTGCGAAGCATTGCTAGTCGCGGGAAATTTTTCGGATCTCTAATTTCCGAACGAATTTTACCTCTGGACATCTTCAAACATGTTCCAATTATGTCTGGTTTGAATGCAGATGGATATTCATTCATGGAGGTTCTTTTGTACCAATTATTCGTGAATATTGCCAAAAAATCTGAAGTCAAAAGCAGGGACAACAAGGGGAATAAAATAGTCAGTTACAAAAACGACGGCTTCCGTAAACTTCTGGAAGATAGTGTCAAGCTGGAAAACAGATCAGTAATTTTGAAAGGATTAAAATGGTTTGTTACCAAGAAATTCAGATACAAGGACTACTTTAATGGTAGTAAGGGCAACAAAggtgatgaaaaggaattgagaAGAATAGAATGGGCAGTACCTACCTTTGTAAATATTTTAGACCAAGAACTGGAAGGTATCGATTACTAG
- the MSP1 gene encoding protein-degrading AAA family ATPase MSP1 (highly similar to uniprot|P28737 Saccharomyces cerevisiae YGR028W MSP1 Mitochondrial protein involved in sorting of proteins in the mitochondria putative membrane-spanning ATPase): MSRKFDLKTIADLSVLVGTGISLYYLISRLLNDVETGPLSGRSKESKSRQLSQWQKLVDKKPELAKVDLNSYEKSVLSSVITSDELDISFEDIGGLDPIIADLHESVVYPLMMPEVYQGNPLLQAPSGVLLHGPPGCGKTMLAKALAHESGANFISIRMSQIMDKWYGESNKIVDAMFSLANKLQPCMIFIDEIDSFLRERAATDHEVTAMLKAEFMTLWDGLLGNGRVMIVGATNRIGDIDGAFLRRLPKRFYISAPNKEQRLRILKVLLKDTKVDEENFDIDVIAAGTSGLSGSDLKELCREAALSAAREYIRLKREFMVNFKSNELPDDVSIEMRPLRTSDFAPHLKLDAQQPIQAMALD; the protein is encoded by the coding sequence ATGTCAAGGAAATTTGATTTGAAGACTATTGCTGATCTTTCAGTGCTCGTTGGTACTGGTATATCGCTATATTATTTGATCAGTAGGCTATTGAATGATGTGGAAACAGGACCTCTATCAGGTAGATCGAAAGAATCTAAGAGTAGACAATTATCACAGTGGCAGAAACTTGTTGATAAGAAGCCTGAACTAGCAAAAGTGGATTTAAACTCGTATGAGAAAAGCGTTTTGTCATCAGTGATAACttctgatgaattggacatatcatttgaagatattgGTGGACTTGATCCCATAATTGCTGATTTACATGAGAGTGTTGTTTATCCATTAATGATGCCAGAAGTTTACCAGGGAAATCCACTTTTACAGGCACCTAGTGGTGTTCTATTGCATGGTCCGCCTGGTTGTGGTAAGACAATGCTTGCTAAGGCGCTGGCACATGAAAGTGGAGCTAACTTCATTTCAATAAGGATGTCACAAATTATGGACAAATGGTATGGTGAATCTAATAAAATTGTCGATGCAATGTTTTCGTTAGCAAATAAACTACAACCCTGTATGATTTTTATTGATGAGATAGATTCCTTCCTGAGGGAGCGTGCAGCTACAGACCATGAAGTGACAGCTATGCTCAAGGCGGAATTTATGACACTTTGGGACGGTTTATTGGGTAATGGTAGAGTTATGATTGTGGGGGCCACCAATAGAATTGGTGACATAGACGGTGCATTTTTAAGAAGGTTACCAAAGAGGTTCTACATTTCAGCACCTAATAAAGAACAGCGtttaagaattttgaaagttttatTAAAGGATACTAAAGTGGACGAGGAGAACTTTGACATTGATGTCATTGCAGCAGGTACAAGTGGTCTTTCAGGGTCAGATCTGAAAGAATTGTGCAGAGAAGCAGCTTTAAGCGCTGCTAGGGAGTATAtaagattgaaaagagaatttatggttaatttcaaatcaaatgAACTACCAGACGATGTCTCCATAGAGATGCGACCATTGAGGACTTCAGATTTTGCGCCGCACTTAAAGTTGGATGCTCAACAACCCATTCAGGCAATGGCATTGGATTAA
- the ERV1 gene encoding flavin-linked sulfhydryl oxidase (highly similar to uniprot|P27882 Saccharomyces cerevisiae YGR029W) — protein MANSQPQEGVSGRKIIYDEDGKPCRSCNTLLDFQFATGKISGKRAASATGAASSNSAGSLGPTATEKIPGSKTHAKGDPPDVEVLGRSSWNLLHTISANYPTKPSDRQKSEMKQFLQLFSHIYPCSWCASDFERYLRDHAPKLGSRDEFGRWMCDAHNEVNVKLNKETFDCNFWQKRWKDGWDE, from the exons ATGGCTAATTCTCAACCCCAAGAAGGTGTCTCCGGGAGGAAGATTATATACGATGAGGACGGCAAACC ATGTCGCTCTTGCAATACTTTACtagattttcaatttgCGACTGGTAAGATATCTGGTAAAAGAGCTGCCTCCGCTACTGGTGCTGCCTCTTCTAACTCAGCTGGCTCCTTGGGACCCACTGCTACTGAAAAGATACCTGGTTCCAAGACGCATGCGAAGGGTGATCCACCAGATGTCGAGGTTCTAGGTAGATCATCATGGAATCTACTGCACACCATTTCCGCAAACTATCCGACTAAACCTTCTGACAGGCAAAAATCTGAAATGAAACAGTTTCTACAACTCTTTTCCCACATATACCCTTGTTCGTGGTGTGCATCTGATTTCGAGCGATACTTAAGAGACCATGCACCAAAATTGGGATctagagatgaatttggtAGATGGATGTGTGATGCGCATAATGAGGTGAATgttaaattgaacaaagaGACTTTTGATTGTAATTTCTGGCAGAAAAGATGGAAAGACGGTTGGGATGAGTAA
- the VRP1 gene encoding Vrp1p (weakly similar to uniprot|Q06133 Saccharomyces cerevisiae YLR337C VRP1 Involved in cytoskeletal organization and cellular growth Proline-rich protein verprolin) — protein sequence MAGPPAPPPPPPPPMGGGRSAPKPPTSPMQGRDAMLADIRKGARLKHAETNDRSAPKVGGGAVESSGSSGSGAPPPSGLSAPPIPTGAPQLGDILAGGISKLKPVSKGSSAPSPPAAGAPPIPKSPIGTPRIPRPPSTGAPRPPVPPTAAPQIPSAPIPSVPTRPQRGSMHRKSGSTGAPKPPVASAPPVPGAPPPPPAAPAPPAPSMSAPPPPPTPPPVAASSSSLSSPPPAPPMPGGLPFLGEINARRSDRGATEGLSSGDGSSARAPSAPPAPPAPPPSTAPPLPSAAPPVPQASAPPVPTTRPGAPSVPSAPKLPSARPTRLKSIKKSEITAPPAPPSAPAPPAPSAPAPPAPPAPSASSVPPPPPAPPAPPAPPAPPAPPAPPAPPAPPSSSGGGPPPPPPFLAASTPNRPSKGPGKKENTAVPASGGPLPFLAEIQKKRDDRFVVDGNSGYSTAADQEDVGAGSSAADSALNVPKAEPLSGGSSGGGMSFLGEIQNKLKHQQSSGPRSASSAPAPAPAPAPPSPAAPAPPLPTASAPPVPPATPSKPSKPPKNVSSRIPSTPSSSAPPVPSAPSAPSPPSAPPAPPAPPTPPSTSAPPLPGTSAPRKPTAPPPPPISTSSSYSEEASRRAPPPPPSPSAGPSSFGETGHNLKQRLFSSGSSKLRRNTNDHTNSPDVDVGNVTINGNRSSSNRLQVNDSRFKWINASQIPKPPMFQGKTKLYPSGKGSSVPLNLSQYS from the coding sequence ATGGCAGGACCTCCAGCTCCTCCACCACCTCCGCCTCCACCAATGGGCGGAGGTCGCTCTGCTCCCAAACCACCAACCTCTCCAATGCAAGGAAGAGATGCTATGTTAGCTGATATTAGGAAGGGTGCTAGATTGAAACATGCCGAGACAAATGATAGAAGTGCTCCTAAAGTGGGCGGTGGTGCAGTAGAATCATCTGGAAGTAGTGGAAGCGGCGCACCACCTCCTAGTGGTTTATCAGCGCCTCCAATCCCTACGGGAGCTCCACAATTGGGAGATATTCTAGCCGGTGGTATATCTAAATTGAAGCCAGTAAGCAAGGGATCTTCAGCTCCTAGTCCACCCGCAGCTGGTGCTccaccaattccaaaatcACCAATTGGTACACCAAGGATTCCTAGACCACCATCGACTGGGGCGCCAAGGCCTCCTGTTCCACCAACAGCTGCACCTCAGATCCCATCAGCGCCAATACCCTCTGTTCCCACAAGACCTCAAAGAGGTAGCATGCATAGAAAATCTGGTTCCACAGGCGCCCCCAAACCACCAGTAGCTTCGGCACCTCCTGTTCCAGgtgcaccaccaccaccaccagccGCACCAGCACCTCCAGCCCCATCAATGTCGGCGCCTCCCCCACCACCAACCCCTCCTCCAGTGGCTGCTTCTTCGAGTAGCTTATCATCACCTCCTCCAGCACCTCCTATGCCGGGTGGATTGCCATTCCTAGGAGAGATTAATGCCAGAAGATCAGATAGAGGTGCTACTGAAGGTTTGAGCAGTGGTGATGGTTCATCTGCTAGGGCACCTTCTGCGCCTCCAGCGCCCCCAGCGCCTCCTCCATCGACTGCACCTCCTTTGCCTTCAGCGGCACCGCCGGTTCCTCAGGCTTCTGCACCGCCGGTTCCTACTACGAGACCAGGCGCCCCTTCAGTTCCTAGTGCACCTAAACTGCCTAGTGCAAGACCCACTAGACTAAAGTCTATCAAGAAGTCCGAAATTActgcaccaccagcaccaccatccgcaccagcaccaccagcaccatccgcaccagcaccaccagcaccaccagcgCCTTCTGCATCATCAGTTCCTCCcccaccaccagcacccCCGGCCCCACCAGCACCGCCAGCACCGCCAGCACCGCCAGCACCGCCAGCACCGCCAGCGCCACCTTCAAGTTCTGGTGGGggaccaccaccaccaccaccttttTTGGCAGCTTCTACCCCAAACAGACCTTCGAAGGGACCGGGCAAAAAAGAGAATACAGCCGTACCTGCATCTGGTGGGCCTTTGCCATTTTTGGctgaaattcaaaagaaaagagacGATAgatttgttgttgatggTAATTCAGGATATAGTACCGCGGCAGATCAAGAGGACGTGGGCGCTGGTAGCTCGGCCGCTGATTCAGCTCTTAATGTGCCGAAGGCTGAACCGCTTTCAGGTGGAagtagtggtggtggaatGTCTTTCTTGGGTGAGATTCAAAATAAACTAAAGCACCAACAAAGCTCAGGTCCACGGTCAGCTTCATCAGCTCCAGCTCCAGCTCCAGCCCCTGCACCACCTTCACCGGCGGCACCAGCTCCACCACTACCCACTGCATCAGCTCCACCAGTCCCTCCGGCGACCCCATCGAAACCATCAAAACCACCCAAAAATGTATCATCACGCATTCCATCGACGCCTTCTTCATCGGCGCCTCCTGTACCTTCAGCCCCATCAGCcccatcaccaccatcagCTCCTCCGGCTCCTCCGGCTCCCCCTACACCTCCTTCAACTTCTGCACCACCTCTGCCTGGTACATCGGCTCCAAGGAAGCCAACTGCTCCACCTCCACCCCCAATTTCCACATCTTCCTCATATTCCGAAGAAGCAAGCAGAAGAGcgccaccaccaccaccatcaccatctGCTGGTCCTTCATCTTTTGGTGAAACTGGTCACAACTTGAAACAAAGATTATTCTCATCAGGGTCGTCAAAACTTAGACGTAACACTAACGATCATACTAATTCTCCAGATGTAGATGTGGGAAATGTTACGATAAATGGAAACCGTTCTTCTAGCAATAGACTTCAAGTCAACGATTCGAGATTTAAATGGATAAATGCGTCTCAGATACCCAAACCTCCAATGTTCCAAGGTAAGACTAAATTATACCCAAGCGGTAAAGGTTCTAGTGTCCCTCTAAATTTGAGCCAATACTCTTGA
- a CDS encoding heme-dependent oxidative N-demethylase family protein (conserved hypothetical protein) — MNGVDLSHVLGKQVTTPALFWMIWMLYRDLRDGKRQTQEAQRKMTESSSREGDEEKEAADDNIGISKWKPLRKIREQVVPVEEEEKEKYTRWDETEPYPYKPFKPGEHRLTMGVTTIPFNYWFVMDKTFKKRIDAKWEILRTDYEDLVYHVDPAMINDDGGESNNVPTDDMYAKIVISPKDVEQADQGLCEVYSNVINYLACKFPQYFHVVLSPGETPGALYNSVLNEYHPVDPNRYLQLANDSPLCINYRCFNTDIIPDKLTKDLHIKEDEIGYRVLISCDRTRRAHELILAMGRLVEDDLLLLSRNERKQYNGEYIMLSGLFGFAAGFNPRNRFLKPLTLVHGPVPEYKRDLQSQMNKFLAHLKPYALANRVNYTFQNHDMLYAQKKFTDSRARSLDELHGGKDVHYRSERQTLTKFSTPNGSDTIVFGVRTYLWNFRDQWLANNFYNQPHIIDELERAISDMNHILGTYKGRDEWGPPLMNIIEQHKKLRMAN, encoded by the coding sequence ATGAATGGTGTAGATTTAAGTCATGTTTTGGGCAAACAAGTAACTACTCCAGCACTCTTCTGGATGATTTGGATGCTTTACAGAGATCTTCGAGATGGCAAAAGGCAGACACAAGAGGctcaaagaaaaatgacTGAGTCCTCTTCAAGGGAaggagatgaagaaaaagaggCAGCGGATGATAATATAGGCATTTCCAAATGGAAACCTCTGAGGAAAATTAGAGAACAAGTGGTTCCTgtggaggaagaagaaaaagagaagtACACACGATGGGATGAAACGGAACCATACCCTTACAAACCATTTAAACCGGGTGAACATAGACTTACTATGGGTGTTACCACTATTCCTTTCAATTATTGGTTTGTTATGgataaaactttcaaaaaacGAATTGATGCAAAATGGGAAATTCTACGGACTGATTACGAAGATTTAGTTTACCATGTTGATCCCGCTATGATTAACGATGATGGTGGGGAAAGTAACAATGTACCAACTGATGATATGTATGCCAAAATTGTTATTTCTCCCAAGGATGTAGAACAAGCAGATCAAGGTCTTTGTGAAGTGTACAGTAATGTAATCAATTATTTGGCATGCAAGTTCCCACAATATTTCCATGTGGTATTGAGTCCAGGTGAAACTCCAGGTGCCCTATATAACTCCGTTTTGAATGAATATCACCCGGTTGATCCCAATCGTTATTTGCAATTGGCTAACGATTCTCCTTTGTGTATCAATTATCGTTGTTTCAACACTGATATTATTCCTGATAAGTTGACCAAAGATTTACACATaaaggaagatgaaattggttacAGGGTTCTGATATCCTGTGACAGAACAAGACGTGCTCATGAACTAATTTTGGCAATGGGCCGTTTGGTAGAAGACGATTTACTACTGTTGTCGCGCAACGAACGTAAACAGTACAACGGTGAATACATTATGCTGTCAGGTCTTTTTGGATTTGCTGCTGGATTTAACCCTCGTAATAGATTTTTAAAACCATTGACACTGGTTCATGGTCCAGTACCAGAATATAAGAGAGATTTACAATCACAAATGAACAAATTCCTTGCCCATTTGAAACCTTATGCCTTAGCCAATAGGGTCAATTATACTTTCCAAAACCATGACATGCTCTACGCACAGAAAAAATTCACAGATTCGAGAGCACGTTCATTAGATGAATTACATGGTGGGAAAGATGTTCACTACAGATCTGAGAGACAGACTTTAACAAAATTTTCTACTCCTAACGGCAGTGATACAATTGTATTTGGTGTTAGAACTTATTTATGGAATTTTAGAGATCAATGGCTAGCTAACAATTTCTACAATCAACCACATATCATTGATGAACTGGAAAGAGCCATTAGCGATATGAATCATATCCTGGGGACATACAAGGGCAGAGATGAGTGGGGGCCACCTTTAATGAATATCATAGAACAGCATAAAAAACTACGTATGGCAAATTAA
- the POP6 gene encoding ribonuclease P/MRP protein subunit POP6 (similar to uniprot|P53218 Saccharomyces cerevisiae YGR030C POP6 Subunit of both RNase MRP which cleaves pre-rRNA and nuclear RNase P which cleaves tRNA precursors to generate mature 5' ends), with translation MSVIEYCNKETGLQLPNYSECLKFIEDHVVPDMLAGSMMDSKISYRKVTKNDSIRRVVEKLQAESTPITCVFSYGPHIQKMLSILEIYKKVIYKEDKTVKLHQWNKLNWFINKVETHNELIHTRKRVPILLVIIIREDDQLAARVQLESKGFTRQS, from the coding sequence ATGTCTGTCATAGAATATTGTAATAAGGAGACTGGCTTACAATTGCCAAACTACTCAGAATGTTTAAAATTTATTGAAGACCATGTGGTACCTGATATGCTAGCGGGATCAATGATGGACAGCAAGATAAGTTATCGTAAGGTAACAAAAAATGATAGTATAAGACGAGTGGTAGAAAAGCTACAAGCAGAAAGTACGCCGATAACGTGTGTTTTCTCCTACGGTCCACACATTCAAAAGATGCTAAgtatcttggaaatttacaaaaaggTGATCTACAAAGAAGACAAAACTGTTAAATTACACCAGTGGAACAAACTGAATTGGTTCATAAACAAAGTTGAAACTCATAACGAATTGATACATACCCGTAAAAGAGTCCCCATACTGCTGGTAATCATCATTAGAGAAGACGATCAGCTTGCAGCAAGAgttcaattggaatcaaagGGGTTTACTAGACAGTCGTGA
- the RPP0 gene encoding 60S ribosomal protein uL10 (highly similar to uniprot|P05317 Saccharomyces cerevisiae YLR340W RPP0 Conserved ribosomal protein P0 similar to rat P0, human P0, and E. coli L10e; shown to be phosphorylated on serine 302), with translation MGGIREKKVEYFSKLREYLEEYKSIFVVGVDNVSSQQMHQVRRALRGRGVILMGKNTMVRRAVRGFLSELPQYEKLLPFVKGNVGFVFTNDSLKDIKEVIVANKVAAPARAGAIAPGDIWVTAMNTGMEPGKTSFFQALGVPTKIARGTIEISSDVKVVEAGNRVGPSEAALLNLLNISPFTFGLVITQVYDDGQIFPASILDITDEELVGHFVSAVTTIASVSLAVGYPTLPSVGHSIINSYKDLLAVAVASKYIYPEIEELQDRVENPEKYASAAPAAPAAGAPAEEEAKPAEEEEESDDDMGMGLFD, from the coding sequence ATGGGAGGCATTcgtgaaaagaaagttgAATACTTCAGCAAATTGAGAGAATACTTGGAAGAGTACAAGTCCATCTTCGTCGTCGGTGTGGACAATGTCTCCTCTCAACAAATGCACCAAGTTAGAAGAGCCCTAAGAGGCAGAGGTGTTATCTTGATGGGTAAGAACACTATGGTTAGAAGAGCCGTCAGAGGTTTCCTTTCTGAATTGCCACAATACGAAAAATTGTTGCCATTCGTTAAGGGTAACGTTGGTTTCGTCTTCACCAACGATTCCTTGAAGGACATCAAGGAAGTTATTGTCGCCAACAAGGTTGCTGCTCCAGCTAGAGCTGGTGCCATTGCTCCAGGTGACATCTGGGTTACTGCCATGAACACTGGTATGGAACCTGGTAAGacttctttcttccaagCTCTAGGTGTCCCAACCAAGATTGCTAGAGGTAccattgaaatttcttccGATGTTAAGGTCGTTGAAGCTGGTAACAGAGTCGGTCCATCTGAAGCTGCCTTGTTGAACTTGTTGAACATCTCTCCATTCACTTTCGGTTTGGTTATCACTCAAGTTTACGACGATGGTCAAATCTTCCCAGCTTCCATCTTGGATATcactgatgaagaattggttggTCACTTCGTTTCTGCTGTCACCACCATTGCTTCCGTTTCCTTGGCTGTTGGTTACCCAACCTTGCCATCTGTCGGTCACAGCATCATCAACTCCTACAAGGACTTGTTGGCCGTTGCTGTTGCTTCCAAATACATCTACCCAGAGATTGAGGAATTGCAAGACAGAGTCGAAAACCCAGAAAAATACGCCTCTGCTGCTCCAGCTGCTCCAGCCGCTGGTGCTccagctgaagaagaagctaagccagctgaagaagaagaagagagtGACGATGACATGGGTATGGGTCTATTCGATTAA